Proteins encoded together in one Telopea speciosissima isolate NSW1024214 ecotype Mountain lineage chromosome 4, Tspe_v1, whole genome shotgun sequence window:
- the LOC122657487 gene encoding UDP-glycosyltransferase 87A1-like isoform X1, translating into MDSVEADTSKIRRSCHVVAMPYPGRGHVNPMMNLCKLLASRGRGRESGRDDILITFVVTEEWLSFIGSDPKPANIQLRSIPNVIPSEKGRAGNFAGFLEDVMTKMEGPFEQLLDQLEVETPATAIIADTYLVWVVGVGNRRNIPVASLWPMSPSVFSMFHHFDLLVQNGHFPANLSERGGEHIDYIPGISSICLSDLPTIFYGPGKEVLGRVSEAISWVPKAQCLLFTSFYELDSHSTDALRAALSLPVYPIGPSIPHMIDHNTLNKDYYFNWLDSQSEGSVLYVSLGSFLSVSSDQMEEIAAGLHDSGVPYLWIARQDTSHLQKASGEKGIVIPWCDQLRVLCHSSIGGFWSHCGWNSTLESVFAGTPMLTFPIFWDQMPNSKLIADDLRIGWRVREGENKVVKREDIARTVQRFMDSSGEETKEMRRRARELQCVCKNAIEKGGSSETNLDAFVRDILQYP; encoded by the exons ATGGATTCCGTCGAAGCAGATACAAGTAAAATCCGTAGGTCATGTCACGTTGTGGCGATGCCGTATCCTGGTCGAGGCCACGTCAACCCTATGATGAACCTCTGCAAGCTTCTCGCGTCGAGAGGA AGAGGAAGAGAAAGCGGCCGTGATGACATTCTCATCACCTTCGTGGTGACGGAAGAGTGGCTGAGTTTCATTGGTTCCGATCCCAAGCCAGCAAACATACAGCTCCGCTCAATCCCTAACGTCATACCATCGGAGAAAGGCCGTGCCGGCAACTTCGCCGGGTTCCTTGAAGACGTTATGACAAAGATGGAAGGTCCCTTCGAGCAGCTGCTGGACCAGCTGGAGGTAGAGACTCCGGCAACGGCTATCATAGCCGATACTTACTTGGTGTGGGTCGTAGGGGTAGGGAACCGAAGGAATATTCCGGTGGCATCACTGTGGCCCATGTCGCCGTCCGTTTTCTCGATGTTCCATCATTTTGATCTCCTTGTCCAAAACGGACATTTCCCTGCCAACTTATCAG AGAGGGGTGGTGAACACATCGATTACATACCAGGGATCTCTTCTATTTGCTTATCAGACCTGCCAACAATCTTCTATGGGCCAGGTAAAGAAGTGTTGGGTCGCGTCTCGGAAGCCATCTCTTGGGTACCTAAAGCACAATGCCTTCTTTTCACTTCCTTCTACGAGCTCGATTCCCATTCCACAGATGCTTTAAGGGCAGCACTCTCTCTCCCAGTATACCCTATTGGCCCCTCCATACCTCACATGATTGATCACAATACCCTTAACAAAGACTACTATTTCAATTGGTTAGATTCTCAATCTGAAGGATCTGTCTTGTATGTATCATTGGGTAGTTTTCTATCAGTTTCAAGTGatcagatggaggagattgCAGCAGGGTTACATGACAGTGGAGTTCCATACTTGTGGATTGCTCGGCAAGACACTTCACACTTACAGAAGGCCAGTGGTGAGAAGGGGATAGTGATACCTTGGTGTGACCAATTGAGGGTACTTTGCCATTCTTCCATAGGAGGGTTTTGGAGTCATTGTGGGTGGAATTCAACCTTAGAAAGTGTGTTTGCAGGTACTCCTATGCTTACTTTTCCTATCTTTTGGGATCAAATGCCCAATAGTAAATTAATTGCAGATGATTTGAGAATTGGATGGAGGGTGAGGGAGGGTGAAAATAAGGTTGTGAAAAGagaggacattgccaggactgTGCAGAGGTTTATGGATAGTAGtggagaagaaactaaagagatgagaagaagagcCAGAGAACTCCAATGTGTTTGTAAAAATGCCATTGAGAAGGGTGGATCTTCTGAGACTAATTTGGATGCTTTTGTTAGGGACATTCTTCAATATCCCTAA
- the LOC122657487 gene encoding UDP-glycosyltransferase 87A1-like isoform X2 gives MGSVEAETSKNRRSCHVVAMPYPGRGHINPMMNLCNLLASRGRESGRDDILITFVVTEEWLSFIGSDPKPANIQLRSIPNVIPSEKGRAGNFAGFLEDVMTKMEGPFEQLLDQLEVETPATAIIADTYLVWVVGVGNRRNIPVASLWPMSPSVFSMFHHFDLLVQNGHFPANLSERGGEHIDYIPGISSICLSDLPTIFYGPGKEVLGRVSEAISWVPKAQCLLFTSFYELDSHSTDALRAALSLPVYPIGPSIPHMIDHNTLNKDYYFNWLDSQSEGSVLYVSLGSFLSVSSDQMEEIAAGLHDSGVPYLWIARQDTSHLQKASGEKGIVIPWCDQLRVLCHSSIGGFWSHCGWNSTLESVFAGTPMLTFPIFWDQMPNSKLIADDLRIGWRVREGENKVVKREDIARTVQRFMDSSGEETKEMRRRARELQCVCKNAIEKGGSSETNLDAFVRDILQYP, from the exons ATGGGTTCCGTTGAAGCAGAAACAAGTAAAAACCGTAGGTCATGCCACGTTGTGGCGATGCCATATCCTGGTCGAGGCCACATCAACCCTATGATGAACCTCTGCAACCTTCTCGCGTCGAGAGGAAGAGAAAGCGGCCGTGATGACATTCTCATCACCTTCGTGGTGACGGAAGAGTGGCTGAGTTTCATTGGTTCCGATCCCAAGCCAGCAAACATACAGCTCCGCTCAATCCCTAACGTCATACCATCGGAGAAAGGCCGTGCCGGCAACTTCGCCGGGTTCCTTGAAGACGTTATGACAAAGATGGAAGGTCCCTTCGAGCAGCTGCTGGACCAGCTGGAGGTAGAGACTCCGGCAACGGCTATCATAGCCGATACTTACTTGGTGTGGGTCGTAGGGGTAGGGAACCGAAGGAATATTCCGGTGGCATCACTGTGGCCCATGTCGCCGTCCGTTTTCTCGATGTTCCATCATTTTGATCTCCTTGTCCAAAACGGACATTTCCCTGCCAACTTATCAG AGAGGGGTGGTGAACACATCGATTACATACCAGGGATCTCTTCTATTTGCTTATCAGACCTGCCAACAATCTTCTATGGGCCAGGTAAAGAAGTGTTGGGTCGCGTCTCGGAAGCCATCTCTTGGGTACCTAAAGCACAATGCCTTCTTTTCACTTCCTTCTACGAGCTCGATTCCCATTCCACAGATGCTTTAAGGGCAGCACTCTCTCTCCCAGTATACCCTATTGGCCCCTCCATACCTCACATGATTGATCACAATACCCTTAACAAAGACTACTATTTCAATTGGTTAGATTCTCAATCTGAAGGATCTGTCTTGTATGTATCATTGGGTAGTTTTCTATCAGTTTCAAGTGatcagatggaggagattgCAGCAGGGTTACATGACAGTGGAGTTCCATACTTGTGGATTGCTCGGCAAGACACTTCACACTTACAGAAGGCCAGTGGTGAGAAGGGGATAGTGATACCTTGGTGTGACCAATTGAGGGTACTTTGCCATTCTTCCATAGGAGGGTTTTGGAGTCATTGTGGGTGGAATTCAACCTTAGAAAGTGTGTTTGCAGGTACTCCTATGCTTACTTTTCCTATCTTTTGGGATCAAATGCCCAATAGTAAATTAATTGCAGATGATTTGAGAATTGGATGGAGGGTGAGGGAGGGTGAAAATAAGGTTGTGAAAAGagaggacattgccaggactgTGCAGAGGTTTATGGATAGTAGtggagaagaaactaaagagatgagaagaagagcCAGAGAACTCCAATGTGTTTGTAAAAATGCCATTGAGAAGGGTGGATCTTCTGAGACTAATTTGGATGCTTTTGTTAGGGACATTCTTCAATATCCCTAA
- the LOC122657487 gene encoding UDP-glycosyltransferase 87A1-like isoform X3 has translation MDSVEADTSKIRRSCHVVAMPYPGRGHVNPMMNLCKLLASRGEGSGDDILITFVVTEEWLSFIGSDPKPANIRFRSIPNVIPSEKGRAGNFAGFLEDVMTKMEGPFEQLLDQLEVETPATAIIADTYLVWVVGVGNRRNIPVASLWPMSPSVFSMFHHFDLLVQNGHFPANLSERGGEHIDYIPGISSICLSDLPTIFYGPGKEVLGRVSEAISWVPKAQCLLFTSFYELDSHSTDALRAALSLPVYPIGPSIPHMIDHNTLNKDYYFNWLDSQSEGSVLYVSLGSFLSVSSDQMEEIAAGLHDSGVPYLWIARQDTSHLQKASGEKGIVIPWCDQLRVLCHSSIGGFWSHCGWNSTLESVFAGTPMLTFPIFWDQMPNSKLIADDLRIGWRVREGENKVVKREDIARTVQRFMDSSGEETKEMRRRARELQCVCKNAIEKGGSSETNLDAFVRDILQYP, from the exons ATGGATTCCGTCGAAGCAGATACAAGTAAAATCCGTAGGTCATGTCACGTTGTGGCGATGCCGTATCCTGGTCGAGGCCACGTCAACCCTATGATGAACCTCTGCAAGCTTCTCGCGTCGAGAGGAGAAGGAAGCGGTGATGATATTCTCATCACCTTCGTGGTGACGGAAGAGTGGCTGAGCTTCATTGGATCCGATCCTAAGCCAGCAAACATTCGTTTCCGCTCTATCCCCAACGTCATACCCTCTGAGAAGG GCCGTGCCGGCAACTTCGCCGGGTTCCTTGAAGACGTTATGACAAAGATGGAAGGTCCCTTCGAGCAGCTGCTGGACCAGCTGGAGGTAGAGACTCCGGCAACGGCTATCATAGCCGATACTTACTTGGTGTGGGTCGTAGGGGTAGGGAACCGAAGGAATATTCCGGTGGCATCACTGTGGCCCATGTCGCCGTCCGTTTTCTCGATGTTCCATCATTTTGATCTCCTTGTCCAAAACGGACATTTCCCTGCCAACTTATCAG AGAGGGGTGGTGAACACATCGATTACATACCAGGGATCTCTTCTATTTGCTTATCAGACCTGCCAACAATCTTCTATGGGCCAGGTAAAGAAGTGTTGGGTCGCGTCTCGGAAGCCATCTCTTGGGTACCTAAAGCACAATGCCTTCTTTTCACTTCCTTCTACGAGCTCGATTCCCATTCCACAGATGCTTTAAGGGCAGCACTCTCTCTCCCAGTATACCCTATTGGCCCCTCCATACCTCACATGATTGATCACAATACCCTTAACAAAGACTACTATTTCAATTGGTTAGATTCTCAATCTGAAGGATCTGTCTTGTATGTATCATTGGGTAGTTTTCTATCAGTTTCAAGTGatcagatggaggagattgCAGCAGGGTTACATGACAGTGGAGTTCCATACTTGTGGATTGCTCGGCAAGACACTTCACACTTACAGAAGGCCAGTGGTGAGAAGGGGATAGTGATACCTTGGTGTGACCAATTGAGGGTACTTTGCCATTCTTCCATAGGAGGGTTTTGGAGTCATTGTGGGTGGAATTCAACCTTAGAAAGTGTGTTTGCAGGTACTCCTATGCTTACTTTTCCTATCTTTTGGGATCAAATGCCCAATAGTAAATTAATTGCAGATGATTTGAGAATTGGATGGAGGGTGAGGGAGGGTGAAAATAAGGTTGTGAAAAGagaggacattgccaggactgTGCAGAGGTTTATGGATAGTAGtggagaagaaactaaagagatgagaagaagagcCAGAGAACTCCAATGTGTTTGTAAAAATGCCATTGAGAAGGGTGGATCTTCTGAGACTAATTTGGATGCTTTTGTTAGGGACATTCTTCAATATCCCTAA